A stretch of Colletotrichum lupini chromosome 2, complete sequence DNA encodes these proteins:
- a CDS encoding MYB DNA-binding domain-containing protein, with protein sequence MANRDRSLKDYHHHRDPATSHQQPSPLPTPPERAFAQPILSLQSPATVQSGSLWRDPCAGSTLAGNYRVGDYNVDYSAQESHPSDQGQQQHGYDTTPSHHQHHRSSLHHGAAHTPTLHEPPTSHHSHHPGMQQHQQHPHHSHHSHQVLMDPGHHLGHARHLGPPHYGAPGPVVAPLYPSMTTPTQSHTPHGAPKRPRPDELDLSVPGIDLEQTDLETMQQTPLGTAYAQATQQVQAPTHHHHRLPDTGPPSKMMRRDGDGGDRGGAPSVVGQAGMPTPAPRPRGPKLKFTPEDDQLLIDLKENKSLTWKQIADFFPGRSSGTLQVRYCTKLKAKTTQWTDETDQKLRTALQDYENEKWRIVANKVGTGFTPAACRERTQELMGGPPL encoded by the exons ATGGCGAATCGC GATCGCAGTTTGAAAGACTACCACCACCATCGCGACCCCGCAACGTCGCACCAACAGCCCTCACCTCTCCCGACGCCGCCCGAGAGGGCCTTCGCTCAACCAATTCTTTCACTTCAGAGCCCGGCGACCGTCCAGAGCGGTTCGCTCTGGCGGGACCCATGTGCCGGAAGCACGCTGGCGGGCAACTATCGAGTAGGGGACTACAATGTCGATTATTCTGCACAAGAGTCGCATCCGAGCGACCAGGGCCAACAGCAGCATGGTTATGACACGACGCCCTCACATCATCAACACCATAGGAGCTCTCTCCATCATGGCGCCGCTCACACGCCCACTCTCCACGAGCCGCCCACTAGCCATCACTCCCATCATCCTGGCATGCAGCAACACCAGCAGCACCCTCACCACTCTCACCACTCCCACCAGGTTCTAATGGATCCGGGGCACCATCTGGGCCACGCCCGGCACTTGGGCCCGCCTCACTACGGCGCTCCGGGTCCGGTGGTCGCTCCTTTGTATCCATCCATGACAACGCCTACGCAATCTCATACGCCCCATGGAGCACCGAAAAGACCGAGACCAGACGAGCTTGACTTGTCCGTTCCCGGGATCGATCTTGAACAGACGGACCTCGAGACCATGCAACAGACTCCTCTGGGTACCGCCTATGCGCAGGCGACCCAGCAAGTCCAGGCTCCTACGCATCATCACCACCGACTACCCGATACAGGACCCCCTTCCAAGATGATGAGGCGTGATGGTGACGGCGGAGACAGAGGCGGTGCCCCGAGCGTCGTGGGACAAGCAGGCATGCCGACTCCGGCACCGAGGCCAAGGGGGCCGAAGCTAAAGTTTACACCCGAAGACGACCAGCTCCTGATCGATCTGAAAGAGAACAAATCCCTAACATGGAAGCAAATCGCGGATTTCTTCCCGGGGAGATCATCAGGAACACTCCAGGTGCGCTATTGTACGAAGCTCAAAGCTAAGACCACCCAATGGACCGACGAAACG GACCAAAAGCTTCGCACCGCGCTACAAGACTACGAGAATGAGAAATGGCGTATCGTCGCTAACAAGGTCGGAACCGGCTTTACCCCTGCTGCCTGCCGAGAACGCACGCAGGAGTTAATGGGCGGCCCTCCCTTATAG
- a CDS encoding SNF2 super family protein, which produces MNLGARNLEYRAWVYENSPSSDLKMSSDKEDGGIVAEKISEESAPSSTEADAPRTTAVQFEGDEAAFLRTITADIRDQDDLERDITTQANAALIEAEDKKDKQRIEKLETTKDKLEAKRVDQRKKLEGARRNPYQSRIIQKELDKLDLEIENAINDISDCQARIDKRQEEIAIVEDPVKSKSKRLAGESHREYLVRTGKITPFANIGGERPDGFEGELADVLVEAEQDAAAEEYQSDDEEPKSHQVLRMPGFAEHPEAAPAFVETEFSLRPRKKRKMDEGASSDEFDASTVSSAESQYASDTSEEEATGRKRKKGTNTDKKNKHKKAAENTVTVGNTKVDLSSVDDGNEAIYQARLADWVRRRSAARQQQSANAAGDASIEDNGEEEWFKPSPDQPDHEFGNGLRLPGDIHASLFAYQKTGVHWLAELYEQGVGGIIGDEMGLGKTVQAIAFVAALHYTKKLDKPVIVVVPATVMQQWVNEFHRWWPPLRVSILHSSGSGMVNVAEDDDDEDYPGDRTNRDAAERIVRRVAKHGHVLVTTYAGLNTYGEQLLSLEWGYAILDEGHRIRTPNANVTYQAKCLNTPHRLILSGTPIQNNLTELWSLFDFIFPMRLGTLVNFRQQFEIPIKMGGHANATNLAVMTAEKCATTLKETISQYLLQRLKVDVASDLPEKTEQVLFCKLTPEQNEEYVRFIHSDAVSQIMAKKRQSLYGIDILRKICNHPDLVSVNRKNQPGYDWGSPRRSGKLQMVGDLLPMWKKFGHKTLLFSQTKIMLNIIQDYIGKMEGMNYLRMDGDVTIEKRQILIDKFNNDPSIDVFLLTTKVGGLGVNLTGATRIIIYDPDWNPSTDLQARERAWRLGQTKPVAIYRLMTSGTIEEKIYHRQIFKQFMTNKVLKDPKQRANFDLSDLYDLFSFGDNSHSMASANRSKVFEGAEVKFNQSEGHNQLEKPSKNAVPISSVKAEDEVDTVRKLSGVAAMEEFTEPTDDSEEKRITENLFSRTVDSAYEHDQIMNGKKKVQADQAMNRHEANKIAAQAAAHLRRAGEAARRIPIGTVTWTGEIGEGGRPTAPRRRGVNSSAVMSSLADRQGLSQPASGSSSRGNTPGTDKPLKEKDFIPLIQTFMRRQGGKAVTKMLVDHFNPYCKTPKQTDDFKSALDRVAVLGKTGGTGRGTWTLKPAFK; this is translated from the exons ATGA ATCTTGGGGCTCGCAATCTGGAATATCGGGCATGGGTTTATGAAAACTCTCCGTCATCGGATCTCAAGATGTCGTCCGACAAAGAAGATGGCGGCATAGTTGCCGAGAAGATAAGTGAGGAAAGCGCACCCTCTAGCACTGAAGCAGATGCACCCAGAACCACAGCAGTTCAGTTTGAGGGAGACGAGGCGGCATTTTTGCGGACTATCACAGCCGATATCCGGGATCAAGATGATTTAGAGCGCGATATCACAACACAGGCCAACGCCGCCTTGATTGAGGCAGAAGACAAGAAGGATAAGCAGCGCATTGAAAAGCTGGAAACCACTAAAGATAAACTTGAGGCAAAAAGAGTAGATCAACGGAAGAAGCTGGAAGGAGCTCGACGTAACCCTTATCAGTCACGGATCATACAGAAGGAGCTCGATAAGCTGGACCTAGAGATTGAGAATGCCATCAACGACATCTCGGACTGCCAAGCTCGCATCGATAAGAGACAGGAAGAGATTGCGATTGTGGAGGATCCTGTCAAAAGCAAGTCTAAACGCTTGGCCGGCGAGTCGCACCGAGAATACCTCGTCCGGACCGGAAAGATCACGCCCTTTGCCAACATTGGTGGCGAACGACCCGATGGTTTCGAAGGCGAGCTAGCAGATGTTCTTGTCGAGGCCGAGCAAGACGCGGCTGCGGAGGAATACCAGAGCGACGATGAAGAGCCAAAGTCTCATCAAGTATTGCGCATGCCAGGCTTTGCTGAACATCCAGAAGCAGCTCCGGCATTCGTTGAGACCGAGTTTTCTCTACGACCAAGAAAAAAACGCAAGATGGATGAAGGAGCATCGTCCGATGAATTCGATGCATCGACTGTGAGTTCGGCTGAAAGCCAGTACGCTTCGGACACTAGTGAGGAAGAAGCCACAGGTCGCAAGCGGAAGAAGGGCACAAATACAGATAAGAAGAACAAGCATAAGAAGGCTGCGGAGAATACAGTCACCGTTGGTAATACAAAGGTCGACCTGAGCAGCGTCGACGATGGAAATGAGGCGATCTACCAAGCACGCCTTGCTGATTGGGTCAGGAGACGGAGTGCAGCTCGTCAACAGCAAAGTGCCAATGCTGCTGGCGACGCCTCAATTGAAGATAATGGCGAGGAGGAATGGTTTAAACCCTCGCCTGATCAGCCTGACCACGAATTCGGTAACGGGCTGAGGCTCCCGGGAGACATTCATGCGTCGCTGTTCGCGTATCAAAAGACCGGCGTTCATTGGCTCGCTGAGCTTTATGAGCAAGGCGTAGGCGGCATCATCGGGGACGAGATGGGCCTTGGAAAGACAG TGCAAGCAATTGCTTTCGTTGCGGCGTTACACTACACCAAGAAGCTCGACAAGCCCGTCATAGTAGTCGTCCCCGCGACTGTCATGCAGCAGTGGGTTAATGAATTCCACCGATGGTGGCCCCCTCTGAGAGTGTCGATTTTACACTCGTCTGGTAGCGGCATGGTCAATGTGGCTGAGGATGATGACGATGAAGATTATCCTGGAGATAGGACGAATCGTGACGCCGCAGAGCGTATCGTCAGGCGCGTTGCCAAGCATGGACACGTTCTGGTCACCACGTACGCTGGCTTGAACACCTATGGCGAGCAACTGCTGTCCCTGGAATGGGGCTACGCCATCCTCGACGAGGGCCACAGGATTCGCACCCCTAATGCAAATGTCACATATCAAGCCAAGTGTCTCAACACACCACACCGCCTGATCCTGTCGGGTACGCCAATCCAGAATAACCTCACCGAGCTGTGGTCTTTATTCGATTTCATTTTCCCTATGCGACTAGGGACTCTGGTCAACTTCAGACAACAGTTTGAGATTCCTATCAAGATGGGTGGGCACGCGAATGCGACTAATCTTGCGGTCATGACTGCTGAAAAATGCGCGACGACTTTAAAGGAAACCATTAGCCAATACCTGCTTCAGCGGCTCAAGGTCGACGTGGCATCAGACCTGCCGGAAAAGACGGAACAGGTGCTGTTCTGCAAGCTAACGCCGGAACAAAATGAGGAGTACGTCAGGTTCATTCATTCGGATGCGGTCTCTCAAATCATGGCCAAAAAGCGTCAATCACTCTACGGAATCGATATCCTGCGGAAGATCTGCAACCATCCGGATCTTGTTAGTGTGAACAGGAAGAACCAACCAGGATACGATTGGGGAAGCCCCAGAAGATCTGGCAAGTTGCAAATGGTTGGCGACCTTCTTCCGATGTGGAAGAAGTTTGGGCACAAAACGCTGCTATTCTCCCAGACCAAAATCATGCTCAACATCATCCAGGACTATATCGGCAAGATGGAGGGAATGAACTACCTACGCATGGATGGAGACGTTACTATCGAGAAGAGACAAATTCTGATCGACAAGTTCAACAACGATCCCTCCATTGACGTGTTCCTGTTGACGACTAAAGTGGGCGGCTTAGGTGTAAACCTCACCGGAGCGACCAGGATCATCATCTACGACCCTGACTGGAATCCGTCAACTGACTTGCAAGCGCGAGAGAGAGCCTGGCGACTCGGCCAGACAAAGCCAGTCGCCATTTACCGGCTAATGACTTCGGGCACTATCGAGGAGAAGATTTACCACCGCCAGATCTTCAAGCAATTTATGACGAACAAAGTCCTCAAAGACCCGAAGCAGCGGGCCAACTTCGATCTCTCTGACCTTTATGACCTCTTTAGCTTTGGCGACAATAGCCATAGTATGGCCAGCGCCAATAGAAGCAAGGTCTTTGAGGGCGCGGAGGTCAAGTTCAACCAGTCAGAGGGCCACAATCAGCTGGAGAAGCCGTCAAAGAACGCCGTTCCCATCTCCTCCGTCAAGGCAGAAGACGAAGTCGACACTGTCCGCAAGCTTTCCGGCGTCGCTGCAATGGAAGAGTTCACGGAGCCTACAGATGACAGCGAGGAGAAGCGCATTACCGAGAATCTGTTTTCTCGAACTGTGGATAGCGCCTACGAGCATGACCAAATCATGAATGGTAAGAAGAAGGTGCAGGCTGACCAGGCCATGAATCGACACGAAGCGAACAAGATAGCGGCCCAGGCTGCCGCCCATTTGCGACGAGCTGGAGAGGCTGCGCGCCGCATCCCCATCGGAACTGTCACCTGGACTGGCGAGATAGGCGAGGGAGGCCGACCTACTGCACCGCGACGCCGCGGAGTGAATTCTTCGGCGGTCATGTCTTCCCTTGCGGATCGTCAGGGGCTCAGCCAGCCGGCCAGCGGCTCCAGTTCACGGGGCAATACTCCAGGTACGGACAAGCCCTTGAAGGAGAAGGATTTCATACCCCTGATACAGACTTTCATGAGACGTCAAGGAGGCAAGGCAGTGACTAAGATGCTGGTTGATCACTTCAATCCGTATTGCAAGACTCCAAAGCAGACGGACGACTTCAAGAGTGCGTTGGACAGGGTAGCCGTCCTGGGGAAGACGGGTGGCACGGGTAGGGGTACTTGGACGCTAAAGCCTGCTTTCAAGTAG
- a CDS encoding 40S ribosomal protein S14 — MPPKSKTVRPAQENISLGPQVREGELVFGVARIFASFNDTFVHVTDLSGRETICRVTGGMKVKADRDESSPYAAMLAAQDVATRCKELGITALHIKIRATGGNGTKTPGPGAQSALRALARSGMKIGRIEDVTPTPSDSTRRKGGRRGRRL; from the exons ATGCCTCCCAAGTCCAAGACCGTCCGTCCCGCCCAGGAGAACATCTCCTTGGGTCCCCAGGTCCGCGAGG GCGAGCTCGTTTTCGGCGTTGCCCGTATCTTCGCCTCCTTCAACGACACCTTCGTCCACGTCACCGATCTTTC CGGCCGTGAGACCATCTGCCGTGTCACTGGTGGTATGAAGGTCAAGGCCGACCGTGACGAGTCCTCCCCCTACGCCGCCATGTTGGCTGCTCAGGACGTCGCTACCCGCTGCAAGGAGCTCGGCATCACTGCCCTCCACATCAAGATCCGTGCCACCGGTG GTAACGGCACCAAGACCCCCGGCCCCGGTGCCCAGTCTGCTCTCCGTGCCCTGGCCCGTTCCGGCATGAAGATCGGCCGCATTGAGGACGTCACCCCCACGCCCTCCGACTCTACCCGCAGAAAGGGTGGTCGCCGCGGTCGTCGTCTCTGA
- a CDS encoding 60S ribosomal protein L7 — MYTNALEKQRQHFPLRSVCDVLQIVVVLSLESLLHLVVNAWLSARTLLGNLPPSFMTWNMACGLRDGARGVGDERSVPTSNQVLVPETLLKKRKSQEKARAERNSATEKRKAANKEKRGVIFKRAEKYVKEYRDAEREKVRLSRVARENDSAYVPAEANLIFLIRIKGINKIAPKPRKILQLLRLLQINNGVFIKITKATTEMIKIIEPWVAYGYPNLKSVKELVYKRGYGKVNKQRVALTDNSIIEENLGKYGIVCMEDLIHEIYTVGPNFKQASNFLWPFKLSNPTGGFRPRKFKHFIEGGDLGNREEKINALIRQMN, encoded by the exons ATGTACACCAATGCTCTTGAGAAGCAGCGGCAGCATTTCCCCCTTCGTTCCGTTTGCGATGTCTTGCAGATTGTCGTGGTCCTCTCGCTGGAGTCCTTGCTTCACCTCGTCGTGAATGCCTGGCTCTCAGCTCGAACCCTCCTGGGCAACCTCCCTCCTTCCTTCATGACCTGGAACATGGCTTGCGGATTGAGAGACGGTGCTCGGGGTGTTGGGGATGAGCG TTCCGTCCCCACCTCCAACCAGGTTCTGGTTCCGGAGACCCTTCTCAAGAAGCGCAAGTCTCAGGAGAAGGCTCGCGCTGAGCGCAACTCGGCCACCGAGAAGCGCAAGGCT GCCAACAAGGAGAAGCGTGGTGTCATCTTCAAGCGTGCTGAGAAGTACGTCAAGGAGTACCGCGACGCAGAGCGCGAGAAGGTCCGCCTCTCCCGCGTTGCCCGCGAGAACGACTCCGCCTACGTTCCCGCTGAGGCCAACCTGATCTTCCTTATCCGCATCAAGGGTATCAACAAGATCGCCCCCAAGCCCCGCAAGATCCTCCAGCTTCTTCGTCTCCTCCAGATCAACAACGGAGTCTTCATCAAGATCACCAAGGCCACCACCGAGATGATCAAGATCATCGAGCCGTGGGTTGCCTACGGTTACCCCAACCTCAAGTCCGTCAAGGAGCTCGTCTACAAGCGCGGTTACGGAAAGGTCAACAAGCAGCGCGTCGCTCTCACCGACAACTCCATCATTGAGGAGAACCTCGGCAAGTACGGCATTGTCTGCATGGAGGATCTCATCCACGAGATCTACACCGTCGGCCCCAACTTCAAGCAGGCCTCCAACTTCCTCTGGCCCTTCAAGCTCTCCAACCCCACTGGTGGCTTCCGCCCCCGCAAGTTCAAGCACTTCATCGAGGGTGGTGACCTTGGCAACCGCGAGGAGAAGATCAACGCCCTCATCCGCCAGATGAACTAA
- a CDS encoding iron-sulfur cluster assembly accessory protein — MASLRCIHSPSSANIFVQLARRTTSTSNSPAPILSVLVPRWKSATTTTTTTTSKVGFGTTRQYCTQGVSRRMMPQRFAGRTVRQQTRALTASATRRQTRCAWNPKTDEEGQEMKLDITDRAGKRLATIMKKDNNPNLALRIQVESGGCHGFQYLMSLVTLPEGESAEDWSKVVGEDDTVFQYLPEDADPTSVTFEGPKVVIDEPSLDLLKGSKVDFTMELIGSQFKITDNPYASSSCGCGTSFDIKI, encoded by the exons ATGGCATCTCTTCGGTGTATCCATAGCCCCTCGAGTGCAAATATCTTCGTGCAGCTTGCGCGCCGTACAACATCGACGTCGAACTCCCCGGCACCGATCCTTTCGGTACTTGTCCCGAGATGGAAGTCCGCCACGACCACGACCACTACCACCACTAGCAAGGTCGGCTTCGGCACAACCCGACAATACTGCACCCAGGGTGTTTCTAGGAGGATGATGCCCCAGCGCTTTGCTGGGAGGACGGTGCGACAGCAGACCCGAGCCCTCACGGCCTCCGCGACGAGGAGGCAGACGAGATGCGCCTGGAACCCGAAGACAGATGAGGAAGGGCAAGAGATGAAGCTCGATATCACAGATCGAGCAGGCAAG CGTCTAGCAACTATCATGAAGAAGGACAATAACCCAAACCTAGCCCTGAGGATACAAGTCGAGAGCGGAGGCTGCCACGGCTTCCAGTACCTCATGAGCCTAGTTACCCTACCCGAGGGCGAGAGCGCAGAGGACTGGTCTAAGGTCGTTGGGGAGGACGATACCGTGTTCCAATACCTACCAGAAGATGCCGACCCCACCAGCGTAACGTTTGAGGGACCAAAGGTGGTGATTGACGAGCCTTCGCTGGATTTGCTGAAGGGAAGCAAGGTGGACTTTACGATGGAGCTTATTGGGTCCCAGTTCAAGATCACGGACAACCCGTATGCGTCAAGCAGCTGTGGATGTGGGACCAGCTTCGACATCAAAATCTGA
- a CDS encoding Urb2/Npa2 family protein gives MRLTPERTQKICTSFEVPRGWLPIMDVEMTDASPSRSSETITSDRDLVKTVRSLDQTGPGANGENLDRVWKQLTSASQGPFSAAEESVLRWLLKVMKANNDEADTIRRFPLTWRILDCAFQRIPLFSLAKSLADRKFMAVLQQTLKSVAKPSTEAQASGSTSKKRKRNNAAVFELKTLQFFEGCLGTGEAIFGALKNLLERLDPASQWSAHDRMGAEHIKALFAQPATEAVELLSPLLSLCDFALEASDSEPVEAQESWVKVFSSAWDLHLHGGTDALEVATHLSRVSFSILGKTKSQLSNDDQVAKVWTRDLEKFLQRNLVLPARSAYLNKTDLEVVIRCFAMIQNIALTSVPTFYSLVSSAPRVVGGLTTTKAEEAWMQEVFKMSERAMKQLSASEKSHAMGGILDEAIANKSHIARSDLLSVCESYAFPNDQSETDWRLLSLVARCDADVFLQSEEGTQLFDQVCDRITAVGAEADEGIMRQLIESLITSFENARDLSTFLKTWFNQLSKFEDKKLRSGDRPVWFTRVHRNPTLIGGIQKSLTTKQLVNLLQWVEEQQELRPAAVFIFLNTLASAITKDDYADAVGSKLADIALNVGSASKTPSDIRSLRWRIISKTVSWLDYDQATALWDKVQTDLTKALQKAKFDDEDTCEALECVYNFWLSMYPDGRDQTALSSLLTTFVERLLKKVKVEDLQSLFNSRDFAVSDTSDVPKFCAEFPLAASRLVALLAKSSGGLPDYLQRALSEETSSKGSEVKLSNVLHAVASNENNLCTRKLTADVVDHAIDIISKASAKSSPWVEQRSRAAMIELSRIPDESITRQQRERLMEILVPKVHAVGQLDSSDWHLVLGFLVKLMSRPTFYQNMSFSDLQKIADSLSKVCAESNSRTALGLSQLVSQLATLTVRQMNDHQEWRTQYFDKIPALLKGLDGDASSVQMTLLKALLSVVLPEAGSEDKVAVIDGDQIASALGSLIQDTLSDFSKASRKQKVKGDVVNRALIALDAAEALPKPAVAGLKIKVSQLEEVSQQAITNGYFSGWKLQAFLIKYFPSKIAAARPTSFGQLFSSTLPMPLPSGAVPDPLSDFNRQSTLEDIVDAAVAGLEYNGKVQYVQSLLEGVEADTAPAAGSTSEGQLLAIRRVVTQMTESLVGHEESKTFDLATAHGKLIRYLAQAGTVREFVRTAEVLQQLLDVKSDSMTQWNIETTLGTVAAIVSNDQGHLLDASPSVYHWLCKLMEVIIKKHRLRLEGHYHILVTTLETLLGALAHPSSSTQQRAKHAAQFTCLVTLVCEPAAAAVSRVQHLSALDSATDAAKRSAGRHMYLVLMAYVKLQLDVDVPREVREALEPGMNSVFDITPLEVRKILNDSMDASGRAILREMYKRYTKFGKWSGV, from the exons ATGCGACTTACACCTGAGCGCACTCAAAAGATCTGCACGTCTTTTGAAGTCCCTCGTGGTTGGTTGCCTATCATGGACGTGGAAATGACTGATGCAAGCCCAAGCAGGTCTTCTGAGACCATT ACGTCGGACAGGGACTTGGTCAAGACAGTGCGATCTCTCGACCAGACGGGCCCTGGAGCCAATGGCGAGAACCTCGACCGCGTATGGAAGCAGCTCACATCTGCCAGCCAGGGGCCCTTCTCTGCCGCTGAGGAGAGCGTCCTCCGATGGCTTCTCAAAGTCATGAAAGCGAACAACGACGAAGCCGACACGATCCGACGATTTCCCTTGACATGGCGCATTCTCGACTGCGCATTCCAAAGGATTCCTCTCTTTTCACTCGCAAAGTCCCTCGCCGACCGAAAGTTCATGGCGGTTCTTCAACAAACTCTCAAGAGCGTCGCGAAGCCGAGCACCGAAGCCCAGGCCTCTGGTTCTACATCGAAGAAAAGGAAGAGGAACAATGCCGCAGTCTTTGAGCTGAAGACGCTGCAGTTTTTCGAGGGCTGTCTAGGCACGGGGGAGGCCATCTTTGGCGCATTGAAGAACCTGCTTGAACGACTGGACCCGGCGTCACAATGGTCCGCCCACGACAGGATGGGAGCAGAACATATCAAGGCGCTCTTCGCCCAGCCTGCCACCGAGGCTGTAGAGTTACTTTCGCCTCTGCTTTCACTTTGCGATTTCGCCTTGGAAGCGTCAGATAGCGAGCCAGTTGAGGCGCAAGAGTCATGGGTGAAGGTGTTCTCATCCGCCTGGGACCTGCATCTTCATGGGGGCACGGATGCGCTCGAAGTCGCGACTCACCTCTCGCGCGTATCCTTCTCTATTCTGGGCAAGACTAAAAGCCAGTTGAGCAACGATGACCAAGTGGCCAAGGTATGGACGCGCGATCTCGAGAAGTTCCTCCAACGCAACCTTGTTCTGCCGGCAAGGTCGGCATACCTCAACAAAACCGATCTCGAGGTCGTCATTCGCTGTTTTGCTATGATACAGAACATTGCCTTGACCTCAGTTCCAACTTTCTACAGCCTAGTGTCATCAGCCCCGAGAGTTGTTGGAGGACTCACAACAACAAAGGCTGAGGAGGCCTGGATGCAGGAAGTTTTCAAGATGTCTGAGCGTGCCATGAAGCAGTTGTCTGCTAGCGAAAAGTCGCATGCGATGGGAGGAATTCTCGACGAAGCAATCGCGAACAAGTCTCATATCGCTCGGAGTGACCTTCTGTCAGTCTGCGAGTCTTACGCGTTTCCTAATGATCAGAGCGAGACTGACTGGCGTCTCTTGTCGCTTGTTGCGAGATGTGACGCGGATGTCTTTTTGCAATCAGAAGAAGGCACGCAACTCTTCGACCAAGTGTGCGACAGGATTACCGCAGTCGGCGCGGAGGCCGACGAGGGCATTATGCGGCAGCTGATCGAGTCGCTGATAACTAGCTTTGAAAATGCCCGCGATCTATCAACATTCCTGAAGACGTGGTTCAATCAACTCTCGAAGTTCGAAGACAAAAAGCTGCGCTCCGGAGACCGGCCAGTTTGGTTTACTAGAGTGCACCGCAACCCGACGCTAATTGGAGGCATTCAGAAGTCCTTGACCACCAAGCAGTTGGTCAATCTGCTGCAATGGGTTGAGGAACAGCAGGAACTCCGTCCGGCTGCAGTCTTCATCTTCCTCAACACCCTCGCTTCTGCAATCACCAAAGACGACTATGCCGATGCGGTTGGAAGCAAGCTTGCCGACATTGCATTGAACGTCGGGTCGGCCAGCAAAACACCGTCAGACATTCGCTCCCTACGTTGGAGAATCATCTCCAAGACTGTTTCCTGGCTAGACTATGACCAGGCCACCGCTCTCTGGGATAAGGTCCAGACAGATCTCACAAAGGCATTACAAAAAGCCAAATTTGACGACGAAGATACATGCGAGGCTCTGGAGTGCGTATATAACTTCTGGCTATCAATGTATCCCGATGGCCGCGACCAGACTGCTCTTTCTTCCTTGCTTACAACCTTCGTCGAGAGACTATTGAAGAAGGTCAAGGTGGAAGACCTTCAGAGTCTCTTCAATTCTCGAGATTTCGCTGTTTCAGATACCTCTGATGTCCCCAAGTTTTGCGCAGAGTTCCCCCTTGCAGCTTCGAGACTCGTGGCTCTTCTTGCGAAGTCCTCGGGCGGTCTGCCGGACTACTTACAACGCGCCTTGAGTGAGGAGACCTCTTCCAAGGGCAGCGAGGTGAAGCTGAGCAACGTGCTACACGCAGTGGCATCAAACGAAAACAACCTTTGCACAAGGAAGCTGACAGCCGACGTGGTGGATCACGCCATCGACATCATCAGCAAGGCCTCAGCAAAGTCTTCCCCCTGGGTTGAGCAGCGGAGCAGGGCCGCCATGATTGAATTGTCAAGAATTCCCGACGAATCTATCACGAGACAACAAAGGGAGCGTCTCATGGAAATCTTGGTTCCAAAAGTCCACGCGGTAGGCCAACTGGATTCTTCGGACTGGCATCTGGTTCTGGGATTCTTGGTCAAGCTGATGTCAAGGCCAACTTTCTACCAAAACATGTCATTCTCCGACCTTCAAAAGATTGCCGACTCACTGTCAAAAGTCTGCGCGGAGAGCAACTCAAGGACGGCTCTCGGCCTGTCCCAGCTCGTGTCACAATTGGCGACATTGACCGTGCGACAAATGAACGATCACCAGGAGTGGCGCACGCAATACTTCGACAAGATCCCCGCTCTTCTGAAGGGCCTAGATGGCGATGCCTCCTCTGTGCAAATGACTCTATTGAAGGCACTGCTCTCCGTTGTGCTTCCTGAAGCTGGTTCTGAGGACAAAGTTGCTGTCATTGACGGCGATCAAATAGCTTCAGCCTTGGGAAGTCTCATTCAAGACACCTTGAGTGACTTTTCCAAGGCCTCACGAAAGCAGAAGGTCAAGGGAGATGTCGTCAACCGCGCTCTAATTGCACTCGACGCAGCCGAAGCTTTGCCAAAGCCGGCCGTCGCAGGGCTCAAGATCAAGGTGTCTCAGTTGGAGGAGGTGAGCCAGCAGGCGATCACGAATGGATACTTCAGCGGCTGGAAGCTTCAGGCATTCCTCATCAAGTATTTCCCGTCCAAAATTGCAGCTGCTCGGCCGACCTCCTTTGGCCAGCTTTTCAGCAGCACGCTGCCCATGCCATTACCGAGTGGCGCAGTGCCTGATCCCCTTTCTGACTTCAACCGACAATCTACGTTAGAAGACATCGTTGACGCCGCTGTCGCCGGTCTTGAATACAATGGGAAGGTTCAGTATGTGCAGAGCCTTCTTGAAGGCGTTGAGGCAGACACCGCTCCGGCAGCCGGTTCGACTTCCGAAGGCCAGCTCCTTGCCATCCGCCGTGTGGTTACTCAGATGACCG AATCCCTCGTCGGTCATGAAGAGTCAAAGACCTTCGACCTGGCCACAGCCCACGGCAAGCTGATCAGGTACCTAGCCCAGGCCGGAACTGTGCGCGAATTCGTCAGGACTGCCGAAGTCCTGCAGCAGCTGCTCGACGTCAAGTCGGACTCCATGACCCAGTGGAACATCGAGACGACACTCGGCACGGTGGCAGCAATCGTCTCCAACGACCAAGGTCACCTTCTCGACGCGTCGCCGAGCGTATACCATTGGCTCTGCAAGCTGATGGAGGTTATCATCAAGAAGCATCGCCTCCGGTTGGAAGGCCACTACCACATCCTCGTCACCACCCTCGAAACCCTGCTCGGCGCCCTCGCCCACCCCTCATCATCTACACAACAACGGGCTAAGCACGCCGCACAATTCACCTGTCTCGTCACCCTCGTGTGCGAGCCCGCCGCCGCGGCAGTCTCCCGCGTGCAGCATCTCAGCGCCCTCGACTCGGCGACCGACGCGGCGAAGAGGTCGGCCGGTCGGCACATGTACCTCGTCCTCATGGCGTACGTCAAGCTGCAGCTGGACGTCGACGTGCCGCGCGAGGTCCGCGAGGCGTTGGAACCCGGCATGAACTCTGTGTTTGACATCACGCCGCTCGAGGTGAGGAAGATTCTGAATGATAGCATGGATGCCAGTGGCAGGGCTATCTTGAGGGAGATGTACAAGAGGTATACCAAGTTTGGCAAGTGGAGCGGTGTGTAA